The Helianthus annuus cultivar XRQ/B chromosome 16, HanXRQr2.0-SUNRISE, whole genome shotgun sequence genome includes a window with the following:
- the LOC118488108 gene encoding uncharacterized protein LOC118488108 isoform X1, giving the protein MRERSRRKKERRRSSTAVSGGGSGVRRRLHLGPVVLDSDRRSLSRSDEYSVISVSGQVWVFGSATVWVRLGSRKVRSTPGHKQPKLVKGEAVRFGQRFGSSGLVRFNFGMVDSVKPSQLGQPGQLSESTRSTQLTRSTQSTFLALQH; this is encoded by the exons ATGAGAGAGAGATCGAGACGAAAGAAAGAGCGCCGGAGGAGCAGCACCGCCGTGAGCGGCGGTGGCAGTGGAGTGCGGCGGCGGTTGCATCTCGGACCGGTGGTCCTTGACTCGGACCGGCGGTCCTTGTCTCGGTCCGACGAGTATTCCG TCATTTCAGTCTCGGGTCAGGTTTGGGTGTTCGGCTCAGCTACGGTCTGGGTTCGGTTGGGTTCGAGGAAAGTTCGGTCAACACCGGGTCACAAGCAGCCAAAGCTGGTCAAAGGAGAGGCGGTTAGGTTCGGTCAACGGTTCGGGTCAAGCGGTTTGGTCAGATTCAACTTCGGTatggttgactcggtcaaaccgagtcaactcggtcaacctggtcaactcagcgagtcgacccggtcaactcagttgacccggTCGACTCAGTCAACATTTTTGGCGTTACAACATTAG
- the LOC118488108 gene encoding uncharacterized protein LOC118488108 isoform X2 encodes MRERSRRKKERRRSSTAVSGGGSGVRRRLHLGPVVLDSDRRSLSRSDEYSVSGQVWVFGSATVWVRLGSRKVRSTPGHKQPKLVKGEAVRFGQRFGSSGLVRFNFGMVDSVKPSQLGQPGQLSESTRSTQLTRSTQSTFLALQH; translated from the exons ATGAGAGAGAGATCGAGACGAAAGAAAGAGCGCCGGAGGAGCAGCACCGCCGTGAGCGGCGGTGGCAGTGGAGTGCGGCGGCGGTTGCATCTCGGACCGGTGGTCCTTGACTCGGACCGGCGGTCCTTGTCTCGGTCCGACGAGTATTCCG TCTCGGGTCAGGTTTGGGTGTTCGGCTCAGCTACGGTCTGGGTTCGGTTGGGTTCGAGGAAAGTTCGGTCAACACCGGGTCACAAGCAGCCAAAGCTGGTCAAAGGAGAGGCGGTTAGGTTCGGTCAACGGTTCGGGTCAAGCGGTTTGGTCAGATTCAACTTCGGTatggttgactcggtcaaaccgagtcaactcggtcaacctggtcaactcagcgagtcgacccggtcaactcagttgacccggTCGACTCAGTCAACATTTTTGGCGTTACAACATTAG